In one window of Temnothorax longispinosus isolate EJ_2023e chromosome 11, Tlon_JGU_v1, whole genome shotgun sequence DNA:
- the LOC139821720 gene encoding poly(A)-specific ribonuclease PARN: MEVTSSNFQDVLCELENVLKDATFLSIDGEFTGLNSGPDAGPFDTPAQYYGKLRAGSMDFLLVQFGLSVFTYNSQTNKYSQRSYNFYVFPKPLNRHIPDSRFMCQASSIAFLANQDFDFNKLFKHGIPYLSANEEEKLVKRLEEKQKLKEENNQDIIPIPDNDKPQIEEICSRIENFLASDAKELTIDRCNGFMRRLVYQEARVRWPNKVKVESKIENTWNCLLVQRVGTKEEEEERENEKREKEKLEIKQAVGLSNLLKKIVESEKIIVGHNMLLDLCHIIHQFFTPLPSNYSDFKTLIHGLFPSLLDTKVICQSQQFKELVSSSNLNILLDIVSKPPFSIPDIEPVEGRSYSISTEKSHEAGYDAYITGLCFIALSNYLGTLQNSENATVLPNSPLLNPFLNKLPIARLKDFPYVNLVGKDPNPSREHVFHITFPKEWKHADISQLFSPFGGGYVSWLSDTSAYIGLYRRDQASAVMANLSKGTVCKIQKYGQHQATLQADVSSEDRKRKLSSSENVDAKDDEKSTANGVKAPENDDEWQVATGKRRKKRKEQAAAVVADKKAFEENDAWN, encoded by the exons ATGGAAGTGACGAGCTCGA ATTTTCAGGACGTGCTGTGCGAGTTGGAGAACGTCTTAAAGGACGCTACTTTTCTCAGTATTGACGGCGAGTTTACCGGCCTTAATTCGGGTCCGGATGCAGGCCCCTTCGACACACCGGCTCAGTATTATGGCAAGCTACGAGCGGGATCGATGGACTTTCTGCTCGTACAGTTTGGTCTGTCCGTCTTCACGTACAACTCGCAAACGAACAA ATATTCTCAGCGCTCTTATAACTTCTACGTGTTTCCCAAACCGCTGAATCGCCATATACCGGACAGCAGGTTTATGTGCCAGGCGTCGTCCATAGCGTTCCTAGCAAATCAAGACTTTGACTTCAACAAGCTGTTCAAGCATGGCATACCGTATCTCAGTGCCAACGAAGAGGAAAAGCTTGTCAAACGCCTGGAGGAAAAACAGAAACTCAAAGAGGAAAACAATCAAGATATAATTCCAATACCAGATAACGACAAGCCTCAAATAGAAGAGATATG TTCTAGAATAGAGAATTTTCTTGCCTCAGATGCAAAAGAGTTGACGATAGACAGATGTAATGGTTTTATGAGGAGACTGGTATATCAAGAGGCGCGAGTCAGGTGGCCTAATAAAGTGAAAGTTGAAAGTAAAATTGAGAATACCTGGAACTGTCTTTTGGTCCAGAGAGTAGGTACcaaggaggaagaggaagaaagggAAAATGAGAAACgtgaaaaggaaaaattggAGATTAAACAGGCCGTAGGACTCAGCAACCTGCTGAAAAAGATTGTAGAGTCT GAAAAGATAATAGTGGGACATAATATGCTGTTAGATCTGTGTCATATTAtacatcaattttttacaCCTTTGCCAAGTAACTATTCGGATTTCAAGACTTTGATTCATGGTTTGTTTCCTAG tttattgGATACAAAAGTCATCTGTCAATCGCAGCAATTTAAAGAGCTTGTGTCGTCGTCGAATTTGAACATATTATTAGACATTGTGAGCAAGCCTCCTTTTTCCATTCCCGATATCGAGCCTGTTGAGGGACGCAGTTATTCGATATCAACAGAAAAATCACACGAGGCAGGATATGACGCGTACATCACTGGATTATGCTTCATTGCATTGTCCAATTATCTTG GCACATTGCAAAACTCCGAAAATGCTACGGTGTTACCGAATTCACCGTTGCTTAATCCTTTTCTTAACAA aCTTCCTATAGCAAGACTGAAAGATTTTCCATACGTAAACTTGGTAGGAAAAGATc caaatcCTAGCAGAGAGCACGTATTTCACATAACATTCCCCAAAGAATGGAAACACGCGGATATAAGTCAACTCTTTAGCCCATTTG GAGGTGGATATGTTTCATGGTTATCTGATACATCCGCGTATATAGGCTTATATCGTCGCGATCAGGCTAGCGCTGTGATGGCGAACTTGTCCAAGGGAACTGtttgcaaaatacaaaaatatggcCAGCATCAAGCCACCTTGCAGGCCGATGTCTCTTCTGAGGACCGCAAACGAAAGTTGTCATCATCCGA
- the LOC139822544 gene encoding uncharacterized protein — MMRCIKYKNGKRSHLSEKKGVESVTMTTNGKANRKNDSSPRGHEQSGSSHSTPIAKNPSTNADAENSPDLDYSPSLILPPCTQEGGNEVAWDWQSSLSRTPENRNKRQNVQCETPKGTKLLQRKRNSNSPLLYKPLKRKTIKMENMENIGQFAAELQALNEKMRVIKQNDKSDCIKEKEAPTLTNVSNEENTSEIKDKQNSIGESGNNNGHNSVGETHDRNEASKKQVNGSYDDLFDDSVDDDIIRCTQEIEEKFNLMDKGSSVFVHSQVTQVKKEELHTNDVPSKTSVQSGSSENCTKPLVRSVLGASDSNTLKTYSKLSLKRDTSSSTCVTAQKSKDPYKPCPNNNNTISRVQKPCDNKKLTKSNTADLFDLEDDSFDDWLVTCVEDEKLLPKSDGSLTRKDDSTKCQANYKRLTNAPLKSETKSADSLNPMAKPETSNVSLLENRKFFKTKSLSDQYVSRDASTNAKGTGASCYATRPTLQHSSRGSIPHMGIARTLVSTKPIVTNVRKIENNAFSLMHDTGQTRGSDVNRYAVKSDGDRFVKHHSTGNMKNDTPEMTKTGSQPARCTAEEIERKRLQAVAKLEAKRKLYFTKIKNNVNR, encoded by the exons ATGATgagatgtataaaatataaaaatggcaaGAGATCACATTTGAGCGAGAAAAAAG GTGTGGAAAGCGTGACAATGACGACAAATGGCAAGGCAAATAGGAAGAATGACAGCTCTCCCCGAGGCCACGAACAGTCAGGCTCCAGCCACAGCACGCCGATTGCAAAGAACCCAAGCACGAACGCGGATGCCGAAAACTCGCCGGATCTCGATTACTCCCCGAGCCTGATCTTGCCTCCGTGCACGCAGGAAGGCGGTAACGAGGTTGCGTGGGATTGGCAAAGTTCTCTGAGCAGGACTCCGGAGAACAGAAACAAGCGACAGAACGTTCAGTGCGAAACGCCTAAAGGAACCAAGCTGCTGCAAAGGAAGAGAAATTCGAACTCGCCTCTGCTGTACAAGCCGCTCAAGAGAAAGACCATCAAGATGGAAAACATGGAGAACATTGGACAATTTGCAGCTGAGCTGCAAGCTTTGAACGAGAAGATGAGAGTTATAAAGCAGAACGACAAGAGCGATTGTATCAAAGAGAAAGAAGCACCGACGTTAACGAATGTAAGTAACGAGGAAAACACGTcagaaattaaagataaacagAATAGCATCGGAGAAAGTGGCAACAATAACGGGCATAATAGCGTTGGAGAGACGCATGATCGTAACGAAGCCAGCAAAAAGCAAGTGAATGGAAGTTACGACGATTTATTTGATGACTCTGTAGACGACGATATAATCAGGTGCACTCAGGAGATAGAGGAGAAATTCAATTTGATGGACAAAGGAAGTTCTGTTTTCGTGCACTCGCAGGTGACGCAGGTCAAAAAGGAAGAATTACACACGAATGACGTACCCAGTAAAACATCTGTACAGTCTGGTTCCAGTGAGAATTGTACGAAACCATTAGTCAGGAGTGTTTTAGGCGCAAGCGATAGTAATACATTAAAGACATACTCgaaattgtcattaaaacgagATACGAGCTCTAGTACGTGTGTCACAGCGCAGAAAAGTAAAGATCCATACAAACCGTGCccaaataacaataatacgATATCCCGTGTCCAGAAGCCGTGCGACAATAAGAAACTGACAAAAAGTAACACCGCAGACTTGTTCGATTTGGAGGATGATTCTTTTGACGATTGGTTAGTGACCTGCGTTGAGGATGAAAAATTACTACCGAAATCCGATGGATCCTTAACTCGTAAAGACGACAGCACGAAATGCCAGGCCAATTATAAACGTTTGACTAACGCGCCGTTAAAGTCGGAAACGAAATCTGCTGATTCGCTTAATCCTATGGCAAAGCCTGAAACATCTAACGTTAGCttattagaaaatagaaagttCTTTAAAACTAAGAGTTTATCCGATCAGTACGTTAGTCGGGACGCGAGTACGAATGCTAAAGGTACAGGCGCTTCGTGTTACGCGACGAGACCTACGTTACAGCACTCGTCTAGAGGCTCAATACCGCATATGGGTATCGCGCGTACCCTCGTAAGTACAAAACCGATTGTTACAAATGTTCGTAAGATCGAGAATAATGCTTTTTCATTAATGCATGATACGGGTCAAACGCGTGGGTCCGATGTTAACAGGTACGCGGTAAAAAGCGATGGTGATCGCTTCGTTAAGCATCATTCTACCGGTAATATGAAAAACGATACGCCGGAAATGACGAAAACTGGTTCGCAGCCGGCACGGTGTACCGCGGAGGAAATCGAAAGAAAGAGATTGCAGGCCGTAGCGAAACTCGAggcgaaaagaaaattgtactTCAcgaagattaaaaataacgtcAATAGGTGA